Proteins found in one Toxotes jaculatrix isolate fToxJac2 chromosome 18, fToxJac2.pri, whole genome shotgun sequence genomic segment:
- the ccdc47 gene encoding PAT complex subunit CCDC47 — protein sequence MRSLHLLLIPTLLLLLAFPVSRGRYNDDFDDGEDLADFDDNDFAEFEDMTDDPAAEEETAPPPRVSPSSQPEEDEDEDEATVELEDGQDGFEDPEAQDQDMYSKYDQEEFEGIGDMEKTSHSMKDPLIIHTVPAHLQNSWESYYMEILMVTGLLAYIMNYIIGKNKNSRLAQAWFNSHRELLESNFALVGDDGTSKEAVSTGKLNQENEHIYNLWCSGRVCCEGMLIQLKFLKRQDLLNVLARMMRPACDQVQIKVTLNDDDMDTFVFAVGTKKAMARLQKEMQDLSEFCGDKPKSGAKYGLPDSLAILSEMGEVTDGVMDNKMVHYITNHADKIESIHFSDQFSGPKVMQEEGQPLKLPETKKTLLFTFNVPGMGNTSPKDMDTLLPLMNMVIYSIDKVKKLRLNREGKQKADRNRARVEENFLKQTHAQRQEAAQTRREEKKRAEKERIMNEEDPERQRRLEEAAQRREQKKIEKKQMKMKQIKVKAM from the exons ATGCGTAGTTTGCATCTCCTCCTGATAcccacactgctgctcctcctggcCTTTCCTGTCTCCAGGGGCCGTTACAATGATGACTTTGATGACGGCGAGGACCTAGCAGACTTCGATGACAATGACTTTGCTGAGTTTGAGGACATGACTGACGATCCAGCAGCTGAGGAAGAAACTGCCCCGCCACCTCGTGTCTCACCGTCCTCGCAGCCtgaagaggatgaagatgaagatgaagccACTGTGGAGCTGGAGGATGGCCAGGATGGTTTTGAGGACCCAGAGGCACAG GACCAAGACATGTACAGCAAATATGACCAGGAGGAGTTTGAGGGGATTGGAGACATGGAGAAGACAAGCCACTCCATGAAGGACCCCCTCATAATCCACACG GTTCCTGCACATCTGCAGAACAGCTGGGAGAGTTACTACATGGAGATCCTGATGGTGACTGGCCTGTTGGCCTACATCATGAACTACATCATTGGCAAGAACAAAAACAGCCGTCTCGCACAGGCCTGGTTCAACTCACACAGAGAACTTTTAGAGAGCAACTTTGCACTAGTGG GTGATGATGGCACCAGTAAAGAAGCAGTGAGCACTGGGAAGCTGAATCAGGAAAATGAACACATCTACAACCTGTGGTGCTCTGGACGTGTGTGCTGTGAAGGCATGCTGATCCAACTCAAG TTTCTTAAGAGGCAGGACCTGCTGAACGTTCTGGCCAGGATGATGAGGCCTGCCTGTGACCAAGTG CAAATCAAAGTGACTCTTAATGACGATGACATGGACacttttgtgtttgctgtgggcACCAAGAAAGCCATGGCCAGACTTCAGAAAGAGATGCAGGACTTG AGTGAGTTCTGCGGTGACAAGCCTAAGTCTGGGGCCAAGTATGGGCTCCCAGACTCCCTGGCTATTCTTAGTGAGATGGGCGAGGTCACGGATGGGGTGATGGACAACAAG atggtACATTACATCACCAACCATGCTGACAAGATTGAGTCCATCCATTTCTCGGACCAATTTTCTGGTCCAAAAGTTATGCAAGA GGAGGGTCAGCCCTTAAAGCTGCCTGAGACCAAGAAGACGCTGCTGTTTACATTTAATG tgcCTGGCATGGGCAACACCTCTCCCAAAGACATGGACACTTTGCTTCCTCTCATGAACATGGTGATTTACAGCATCGATAAAGTCAAGAAACTCCGTCTCAACAGAGAG GGCAAACAGAAAGCTGACAGAAACCGAGCCCGAGTGGAGGAGAACTTCCTGAAGCAGACTCATGCTCAGCGCCAGGAAGCAGCCCAGACCCGccgggaggagaagaagagagcggAGAAGGAGAGGATCATGAATGAGGAGGACCCCGAGAGACAGCGTCGTCTGGAG gAAGCAGCCCAGCGACGTGAGCAGAAGAAGATTGAGAAGaagcagatgaagatgaagcagATCAAAGTGAAAGCCATGTGA
- the dcaf7 gene encoding DDB1- and CUL4-associated factor 7, which produces MSLHGKRKEIYKYEAPWTVYAMNWSVRPDKRFRLALGSFVEEYNNKVQLVGLEEESSEFVCRNTFDHPYPTTKIMWIPDTKGVYPDLLATSGDYLRIWRVSDTETRLECLLNNNKNSDFCAPLTSFDWNEVDPNLLGTSSIDTTCTIWGLETGQVLGRVNLVSGHVKTQLIAHDKEVYDIAFSRAGGGRDMFASVGADGSVRMFDLRHLEHSTIIYEDPQHHPLLRLCWNKQDPNYLATMAMDGMEVVILDVRVPCTPVARLNNHRACVNGIAWAPHSSCHICTAADDHQALIWDIQQMPRAIEDPILAYTAEGEINNVQWASTQPDWIAICYNNCLEILRV; this is translated from the exons ATGTCGCTTCAcggcaaaagaaaagaaatctacAAATACGAGGCGCCATGGACGGTGTATGCGATGAACTGGAGCGTCCGTCCAGACAAACGCTTTCGGCTGGCACTTGGGAGCTTTGTGGAAGAATACAACAACAAG GTTCAGCTGGTgggtctggaggaggagagctcaGAGTTTGTCTGCAGGAACACATTTGATCACCCTTACCCCACCACCAAGATCATGTGGATCCCCGACACCAAGGGGGTTTACCCGGACCTGCTGGCCACCAGTGGAGATTACCTGCGCATTTGGAGG GTCAGCGACACAGAAACACGTCTTGAATGTTTGCTGAATAACAACAAGAACTCAGACTTCTGTGCGCCTCTCACCTCCTTTGACTGGAATGAAGTTGATCCAAATCTGTTGG GCACCTCCAGCATTGACACCACCTGCACTATTTGGGGGTTGGAGACCGGTCAGGTGTTAGGGCGAGTTAACCTGGTCTCTGGACACGTGAAGACCCAACTGATCGCTCATGACAAagag GTGTATGACATTGCATTCAGCCGCGCAGGAGGAGGTAGAGATATGTTTGCCTCCGTGGGTGCCGACGGCTCCGTCCGCATGTTTGATCTCCGACACCTGGAACACAGCACCATCATCTATGAGGACCCCCAGCACCACCCGTTGCTCCGCCTCTGCTGGAACAAGCAGGATCCCAACTACCTGGCCACAATGGCCATGGATGGCATGGAG GTGGTCATCCTGGATGTACGCGTGCCTTGCACACCAGTGGCTCGGCTTAACAACCATCGCGCCTGTGTTAACGGCATCGCCTGGGCTCCCCACTCCTCATGTCACATATGCACTGCAG CTGACGACCACCAGGCCTTGATCTGGGACATCCAGCAGATGCCACGGGCCATCGAGGATCCCATCCTGGCCTACACTGCTGAAGGGGAGATTAACAACGTGCAGTGGGCCTCCACACAGCCGGACTGGATCGCCATATGCTACAACAACTGCCTGGAGATCCTGCGTGTCTAA